Genomic DNA from Sporosarcina sp. ANT_H38:
ATGAGAGAAAATTTTTTTAAAGGTGAAGCCTTTTTGTATGGAGAAGAAACAGTTAAACAATTTGAGCAAGCAATTCAACTATTAGAAAAGAGGGAATTATAAATGAAAGAAATTAAATTATTTACTACAAAAGAGACATCATGTTGCAGTGAGGAACCAACAACGACTTCTTGTTGTGCACCTGAAACGGTAAATGAATCGACTTGTTGTTCATCGCCTGAAGTGACGGTAGAAAAACCGGAACAAAAGCAATTTAACTTAGATTTACCTGTAGCCATTATTGGAGCTGGTCCAGTCGGACTTGCGGCAGCGGCACATTTAACAATTCAAAAAGTGCCTTTCATCGTCTTTGAATCAGGTGAAAATGTAGGACACAATATTCTAAAGTGGCAACATGTTCAGCTGTTCAGCCCTTGGCAATACGATATTGACAAAGCAGCCCGTCAACTCCTTGAAGAAACGGATTGGAAATCACCACAGGATGATATTTTACCGACAGGAAAAGAGTTGGTGGACCAATATTTAGTACCTTTAAGTGCATTACCCGTCTTACAAGAAGCCATTCGATACAACTCAAAAGTTATTTCAATCTCACGTAAACAAAATGATAAAATGAAATCATTAAATCGTGAAAAGCAACCTTTTGAAATTTATGTAGAAAGAAATCATGATATTGAAATAGTAGAAGCACGTGCAATTATTGATGCAACGGGTACATGGGGGAACCCAAATCCTGCTACTTCAAATGGTGTTTGGTTGAATTCTGAAAAACAATGCGAAAACCACATTGAATACGGTATTCCAGATATAACGAAAAGTGTGAAACGCTATGCGGATAAAACAGTTGCAGTGGTTGGTGGTGGGCACTCTGCTATTAATACATTGTTAGAATTGGCCGATTTACAAAAAGAATTTCCGGAAACAAAATTGATTTGGATTCTACGTAAAAAAAATGTAGAAGATGCTTACGGTGGCGAAGAAAAAGATGCACTTGAAGCACGCGGGGCACTCGGTTCGAAAATACATTCATTGGTCGATTCAGGTAAAGTGCAAGTATATACACCGTTCTACACGATGCAAGTCAAATCAATGAATGGACAAATGGAGTTAGTAGGACGTTATGAAGGCGAAATGACCATTATAAAAGGGATTGATGAGTTGATTGTCAATGCTGGAAGTCGTCCGGACTTTTCAATTGAACAAGAACTCCGATTGTCCATTGACCCGGCAACAGAAAGTATCGCAGCACTAGCACCACTAATCGATCCAAACGAACACAGTTGTGGTACCGTTCGTGCCCATGGTGAAGAAATTCTACGCCAGCCAGAACAAGATCTTTATATTGTAGGTATGAAGAGTTACGGTCGTGCTCCCACATTCTTAATGGCAACAGGATATGAACAAGTACGTTCAATAACAGCCTATCTTGCAGGAGACATAGAAGCCTCTAAGCGAG
This window encodes:
- a CDS encoding NAD(P)-binding domain-containing protein, producing the protein MKEIKLFTTKETSCCSEEPTTTSCCAPETVNESTCCSSPEVTVEKPEQKQFNLDLPVAIIGAGPVGLAAAAHLTIQKVPFIVFESGENVGHNILKWQHVQLFSPWQYDIDKAARQLLEETDWKSPQDDILPTGKELVDQYLVPLSALPVLQEAIRYNSKVISISRKQNDKMKSLNREKQPFEIYVERNHDIEIVEARAIIDATGTWGNPNPATSNGVWLNSEKQCENHIEYGIPDITKSVKRYADKTVAVVGGGHSAINTLLELADLQKEFPETKLIWILRKKNVEDAYGGEEKDALEARGALGSKIHSLVDSGKVQVYTPFYTMQVKSMNGQMELVGRYEGEMTIIKGIDELIVNAGSRPDFSIEQELRLSIDPATESIAALAPLIDPNEHSCGTVRAHGEEILRQPEQDLYIVGMKSYGRAPTFLMATGYEQVRSITAYLAGDIEASKRVELDLPETGVCSVNLRNPKEESCCNATTGSC